TAAAGGATGTTGTTCTGGTGATgatccaaaatatatttttttctcccaaaatGACCCTCTGAAAACTGAGTACTATTAGCCATCCCCAAATGATGGCTAGAAGTAGTTGGGTGACCCATTAACAAAACTAAGAGACTGACTTTGCCATTGCAGATATTATGCATGCTTCATCGTAAAAACGTAGGAATCAGAGATGACTACTAGCCAGGCCAGTTAGTCCATCCCTCTATTCCATATGGGTTGTCTAATGGTGATTTTCTTCCACTGCTTCCCTTATAACTATTCCATGGTCTAATGGgtcttgttgttttttgtttcctgATATTCATCTTAAATCTTCCTTTGCTTAATTTAATCCTGTTACTCCTATTTATTCTCCCTTGGACCACCCTAAATAATTGTTCTTTCTCCTTGGTGTTCAAACCCTCCTCGGTCCCCTCCCCACATGCCCACCTATGGTTGCCTGCTAGCTAGGCTGTACATACATAATTATTTTAATCTCCGAAATCATTTCTTCTCTTGCCATATCATCCCTCCAGTTTTCTGTTGCCTGCTTTCTTTCTGAATCAGCATGGGATTAAAACTGACAAGAGTCCTGTTCTCTGAATCTCCCAGATGACAGATTAATTTCCTTATATctaaaatataaatcagaaaataAAGTGTGAAGCAAGTATTTGATGACTTAGATGCACATATGTGCTACAAATAATTGAACTCATTAAGATATTAAACTGAAACTTGTTTACTGAGAAGTATACACGCACTGAGTCTCCATAAGTCCTATTTATGCTTATATATACCTTGTCCAAGCTGACTCTCTCCTCTCTTGTTTGTACTCCAATCTTGCCTAAATTCTAGCCTGTAAACTCAAGGCGCGGACCTGACTAGCTATGTGAGGAACCTACTACACTAGTCAGAATTGTACAGATAATAAATGTGATCTGTGTTTGATCACATTTCATATTAGGATTCCATTTATAAAGTTTTCAAGGGGTTAATAAAAGATCAGTAGATGTTGTATATATGTTCCAGGCATGAGTCCTATGTATGTTACATATGGTTATAAGCATATCAGTAGAAGTTGTTATAACTATATGAGCCACATATTGACTTGTTGGACTCTATAACAATAAAGTAACCATGCATTACAACATCTTGGTCACTTATTAAGCCTTTATAAACTGAATCTTAATATGAAGTATGATCTTTTGTTCAATATGTATTTACATTTGTTTCTTTCCCGGTTAAAAATGGATGAACTGGTGTAACATGATAAATAGGATATTAACACAGGTTCTCTAAAGAAAAATGTACAGTACTAGATTCCCCACTCCTATGCCCAAATTCTTAGCACAGGATTTTGACAAAGTTTCTACTTGCTCAAAATCTTGAGCTATTAAACCATCTCACCTGTGAGTGTTGTGTGCCTGCCAAATGACTTCTTTCCTGCACTAGTGGGTAGGAGTGTTTTAAGGGCTCAGAATTTTGAGGAAATGTGAGATTAGTCAGTCACATGTTTGGAGATGGATCTCTAGTGTCACatgccttctgaaaatcagaattaCTGGTAAATTATTTTCTCAACATTTTTAATCTTGTTCTTTTCTGTAGTTCTTATTGCTGCATTCTAAAAATATCATTCACTGTCTCTAACAAGGAGTCTTAACACTCTCAATTTAAAAACAGTGATTGAATTGGAAAAACCATTCATGGATACACAAGTGGGCTTACTGAATTCTACATTTATTTGTACAGGAGCAAGAACTTTTCTTCTTCCATGATCTGAGTCCAGGAAgctgttttttcctccccaaagGTGCCTTTCTTTATAATACACTAATGGATTTCATACGAGTAAGTGGGCATGTCTTCAAAATTTGTAATCAACATAATTAAACATCTTTCCTTTCTCTTGAAGATGTTGCTTTTTTTCAGACTGGCCTTAGCTCAAATGACACATTTtttaggtcccttccagccctacatttctatgattcttattGATCCAACTATTGCATTAAGCCTCTCCCACACAAAAAAATGTGTGCCCTGTGTATATATTTGTGTACAGATATACGGAAACTTTAGTGAGGTTGTATGGGGTAACTGCAGGAAGAATttgaccttaatttttttttctaattattaaATCACAATACATTTATAACTTGATCTTAGTCATCTAATCCTTACACATGTGAGtgatcccattaatttcaataaagaTCTGTTGTAAGTaaggcttgcaggatcaggcctttactgTATGTAATACACAcactctaactttttttttttttttttttcggctGCATCACCTTTTGGATTTATTTTCTAGGAAGAATATCACAGGCGTAATTTTACTGAAGTAGTATCACCTAACATCTACAACACTAAACTCTGGGAAGCATCAGGTCACTTGCAGCATTACAGTGAAAACATGTTCTCATTTGATGTTGAGAAGGAAACATTTGCCCTTAAGCCCATGAACTGTCCAGGACATTGGTTTGTATTATCTTTCCTATTTTCCTACTTGTGAAGGTAGTGTTTTGAGGCTCAGGGAAATTAATATAGTAATACACTAAAGTTAATATATAGTAAAACCTATACAGTAGATAACCCTTATAGGGCAATCAGCTGTCCTCAGTGCCTGTCCCAAGGTATCTTTAGAGAGCTTGCGTACAGTTCTGCTCCTGTTTATTAAATACATGTTTAGGGGAAGAAAAGATATAATTTGCatctctctttgtttttttgcagtttgtttaaaatttacatTGGATAGGGATGGGATGATCTCATGGCTAGAAAGTAGGACAGGGTGTTGGAAACCACTGAGTTCTAACTTCAGCTCCAGCAGGGACTTGTTTCTGTGGTCTTTGTCAAGTTACATTTTGCTGTGGCTGATTTCCACCGTCTGTATAATGGTGGCTATACTTGCCTACCCTTCAGGGGTGTGGAGAGAATTAATTGGTATAGTCTTGCAAAGTGTTATGTAACTGATAACATATTtatcttgttttttctttgggctaaAATTGTTTAGTTCAAAATATCTTGGGCCTTGTGGAAGAATATTAGCATGTTAAAAAAAGCCAAAGAATGTTGGGTATAAGTTTTCCTGCCTAAATATACTTTGCTCTTCTAGCTTGATGTTCGCTCATCGCCCGCGCTCATGGAGGGAAATGCCTATTAGATTTGCAGACTTTGGGGTTCTTCATAGAAATGAACTCTCAGGGACTTTGAGTGGTTTGACACGAGTCAGGCGTTTTCAACAGGatgatgcacacatcttttgCACAATGGAACAGGTGAAGAACTTTTTAGCCTTTATCTTCTCTTGGCATGTTATTGTGTAGCTTAAGTGCAACATTTGTTGCTTTTATTTCATCCCTATTGTTAGGTTGCTTCCTTCTAATTCATCTGGAATTCAGTATGTCTTAGCTTTCAAAATAATTGCTTAAGTCAGTACCCTATCATGCTTAGTGTCGACATCAGAAATTGCCAACAGCATAATGCCCTGATGTTTTATTAAGTTTTCCTTTTATGGCATAAATCGTGTTTATTTGCAAAGAAGAACAATAAGCATTTGAGATGTTACTGACTGCGGGTTGTTGAGTAGGCCTACCTGGAGTTGTATATCTACAGGAAAAAATCCTACACGGGATCTTACTTTTACATATCTTGACACAAGGATATTGAAGCAAGAATGACAGAGCCCCAAGAGATCAAATAACCAAGCAAAAAGTGGTATACTAATGAAAAAAGTGGTATATCATGGCGATGTTCTCCGCTTAACTATGTTGAGTAGTATCTTATTCCATGAGTGATCCCAAAGATTTCAATGGGGAGTAAATTAATacactgtgtgagagagagtggtAGAACCTGGCCTCAAAATCCCAGGCCTACGAAACATGCTTCTGATTCTGAAAAAATAAAGCAAGCCTAATTACAGTGATAAAACAATAGTAATGATCAACCAGTTCTCCGTGGCAGCATTTTGATGTTCTGTTTGTCAGTTGATTTGTGTTGCTTAAATTTCAGATTGAGGAAGAAATGAAGGGCTGTCTGAACTTTCTGAAGTCAGTTTACACAGTGTTTGGTTTTACTTTGCAATTGCACCTTTCTACAAGACCTGAAAACTTCCTAGGAGAAGTAGAGATCTGGGACCATGCAGAAAAGGTAATGCAGGAAGGTACTTAATACTTCCATTCACATaaatttaatgcattttaatAGGGTTAAATGTATCCATctcagaacaaagaatgtaggataGGGAACTctttcctgggaagcagggactctgaaaaagatttggaggtcatggtgaataatcagctgaatatgagctcccaaaagagctaatgtcatcgtgggatgcataaacagaggaatctcaagtaggaagaGAGAGGTTGTTTTGCCTCTATCTTTAGCACTGGTGTGACTAGTGCTGGGATACTGTGTCCAgtgtggtgcccacaattcaagaaagataatggaaaaattggagagtgttcagagaagagccacaagaacatttaaaggattagaaaacatgctttagagcagtggtgggccaCCTGCAACCCGTGGGagctcaagaagctcaatctgtttagtttgaAGAggaggttaaggagtgacttggttacagtcttcaagtatctacatggggaaaacaTTAAACAACgtgttcttcaatctagcagagaaaggtataacatgatccaatggctgaaagttgaagctagataaattcaggctggaaataaggcaaaatattttttaaagtgagtaattaaccattggaagaacttatgaagggtcatagtggattttCCACTGCCAATTTTGAAATCaggatttgatgtttttctaaaatatatgctctgaGAATTATTTTGgcagaagttctatggcctgtgttatacaggagatcagactagacaatcacaatggtcctgtctggccttggaatctgtgaaacaTAAAACTGTCTAACGTCCAGTCTTGCAAACCTTCAGTcatgctgaagtcagtgagattaTTTACACGAATAGGAGGGGTTTTTTAGGACTGGGCTCTAAAATCTGTActtgatagatatgcttgctgaGAGATGTGAAGCACTGACCAAACAAATCTCTTGATTCATATAGTTTCTTGTACATTCCCATAGCTTGAACTGACTTTTGACCAGAAATTTCTTTTTGTTGATCTCCACTTACTCTATAGCTACAAAAGCCAGGATTTAAAGTAATTATGTTTTTTTAAGCTGTATTAGTTCAAAACTCTTTATATTGCTAAGATATTTGAGTCAGTCCTACCCATTTTCTTACTTTGTGTGACTTAATCTTTGAAGTACAGCTCTTTTCCTCACCTTCCCCTTCATGGCTTTGGCAGGACTGTGTTAaaagaaatacaatttttaaaaaaaactgtaatGTTTAAACTTCATCTTTATGATTTTTATAATTAGCAATTACAAAACAGTTTGAATGACTTTGGAGAGCCATGGAAGTTGAATCCAGGAGATGGAGCGTTTTATGGTCCTAAGGTTAGTAAATCAGTGCAGTTCTGCAATGAAGCTCtaatgcagctttgggggtgcATAATAGAGTAACCAAAAAAACAGCATATAGTAACTGCGGCATTTCCTTTGCAGATTGATATTAAAATCAAAGATGCTATTGGCAGGTACCATCAGTGTGCTACCATCCAACTTGACTTCCAGCTACCAATCAGATTTAACCTTACTTATGTGGGGTAAGTGCTTGAATTCTTAATTTATCAGCTACATGACAGATATTTTTAATGAGAGCTACAAAcagtgaaagtaaaaaaaattgagttAAACAAAAGCAGTTTAATTATTTACTAGCCTCTGGACGAGCGGCTGACCTACCACTAAATGCCTAGGTGCCCTAGCGCGGCAAGAGATCCCCAGCAGTGGAAATGAGTACTTGGACTGGGCCCTGAGCCGAGGATTTCCTCCTAATTTAGTAGTGTGTTCAACTGCTCAGTTTTATTGTAAATGTAAATGAGCAGAAAAAATTGATAACTTGTCTGTCTGGTCTGCTCTTCCTGAAGAGAACTGAGTGCATCTGACCTTAGGTAGCCTTTGAGGAAACTTATTTGGGACAGACACACTAATCAATCACTATGGTTTGATGCCTCCATGGAACACATTAAGTTTACACATTAAactctcagcaccttgcaggattgggttctTGACACAGTCACAATTTTAAAGTAAAGATCAGATCAGCTGGGTTATCCTTGATGGAGGTGCATAAATCATACATGAACAATTCTTTTGGAGAAGGGAGATACCATTTTTGGTTTCCAGCTTGAGAGAAGAACACTTTCTTGTAGAATAAACAAATCTGTGACAGTCATGTTGTCCTTGGACAAGTACTTCCATTAGTTTTCTGTTTTGCCACATTTGATTGTGTGGTAATTTCTCTCCTCtgactttttttaataaaaaaagcagGATCTTTGTTTTGGATTTGATCTGCTCTTGCTGCTTATTTGTCATCTGAAGTcccaatttgtttattttttacagcATGATAATCACCACAGAAACCAAAGGATTGAAGCTTCAGATGTGAAATAAGCAGTAGGAACAGGGGAGATCCTAATGAAgataatattttaatgtaaatgtCAGTAAAAATGAGTGGAAAGAAGTATATCAGAGATGAAAATATATAGATGTGGACCTGAGTCAGAGTTGGAATCTGAATCCAAGTTCACAGTGGTTTACAAAAACAGGGTTTTCTTTTGTGCCCGTTTCTCATTATATGTAGGCAGGATTATTTCAAACTGCTTTGACCATCAATTATTTCATGAATGTCAGTATGTCACAGTAAATTTGGAGTGAAAGCAGTTGGATTTCATGCAGTTAATAACTTGCTAATATTTAATCTTATACTTATATAAAAATCAAAGTAGAAGATGGAAAAATTACAGTAAGTTTATATGTGTGCTGATTAAGATAAATGTCTTAATcttctttctgtctgtctttctttctttctttgcagtAAGGATAGTGATGATAAGAAAAGGCCAGTGATCATTCATAGAGCTGTTTTGGGTTCAGTGGAGAGAATGATAGCTATTCTAGCAGAAAATTATGGAGGAAAATGGTATGTGACACATGTACAGTACTAAGAAACAATTAGGAACATAGCTAGAAAATATAGAAACTTCCTAATAGCCAACACATCATAATGCAAAATATTTCACCAAGACTCTTAGCAAAGTAGTACAGGCAAAACAACCAAAAGGTGGAATGTCTCACTGAGGCCTGAGTGCCATAAAATCATTAATATAATGgttcatatttaaaatattaagacTACTGTATACAGTAGACAAACTCAAACATGACATAATTGTAGACTAAGATAAAAGATCAGAAATTCAGTTTTACAAGATTATAATAAAACTAGTACAGTAAGACCAATTATAAATATGGCAATTGAAACGTTCGCAGAATACATTTTATTCAGCCTTCATTATTTAGCTTGCAGATTCATTTTTTATACTTATGACTGTTGTACATATATAGATCCATAAATTAAAGAGTCTTAACATAGTAAAAGCTGCTCCCTTATTCATGATTAATATCTGAAAGATAATTTCTTCATTAATTAGTGATAAAATACCACCACTGAATGGAGGGGGGCAGAAAGGGAACAGATCTCACTCACGAACACACAGTCCACctattattttaaaagtctaaaataaaggaaaatggaTCATGtgtgaaaaattaaaatgcagtcTAGTTATGAAACCAAACGTGTAACTTGGAAAGGAACAAGAGATCAAAGTTGTGTATATATCTTCATGCCCTGGGGGTTTGTATCCGGAGCTCATTCAAGGGATTCCAGACTTTTATCTAAGCTAGTTGGTCCTGAAGTCACAAGCAGAAGTGCAAAATCCCAGGGTGGTGGTGTCACTAGAATATTTCCTTCAGAGAACGATACCTACaagtgatttccctttacacCGTAATATGAACGGACTCCAAAGCAACCTGAAAATGTTGATTATTGTACGGtaatgttttctctctttttaacaaCATTAACACGAAAGTAAATTTAAACTTAAACTAGTAACCTTTTTccttatattttttttcctattgttCTAAGGAACAGCGGTGCATATAATATTCTGTAGTGTCTAAAGATCAATTAGCTACAACAGAGGTGGATTGAATTCATGACATTATTTTAGTTTTAACAGTAAATTTCATGGCCTCTGTTTATTTAACCTAGATCCAAAATTATTCATTAATATATTACGTTCTAGGtcagggttctcaacctttttctttctgaggccccgccaacatgctattaaaaacacCATGGCCTAgttgtgccacaacaactgttgtTTTGCATATGTaagccagggctggccttacgggatagcaagcagggcaattgctcaggcttcggcttcaaccCCGGGTAGTGGGGCTTGGAGCCCTGGGCTTCAgtcccatgcagtggggctttggctttctgcactgggtcccagcgagtctaacaccagccctgcttGCCAGGCCCCCTGAAACCTTCTCGCAGCCCCCCAGAGGCCTCAGAAACTGTTGTTCTAGGTGAATTGAGCAAGATAAAGATCATGCCTTAGCCTAGATgtctaattttcaaaaatatttaattttaaaatttattcagCTACTCTTAGGGCATATAAACACTGGCATGAATGGaaggtgtgtgttttgtgtgtgtgtatatatatacatacattttatttttgttacatttgCCAGGCCTTTCTGGCTCTCTCCTCGCCAAGtcatggttgtccctgtggggcCTACTTGTGAAAAATATGCTCAGCAGGTAAGAGtaaacttccttttaaaaaatagaaataaattttattttatcagCTATTGGATAACCTATAATTCCATCCTAGAACAGAAACATGTGTAACTCTTAGGAAATATAGACATGCTTGGCAGAGATGAAAGCATTGTTGTTGTAGTCTTTATTACTTTCTAAAATGGTCATGAATCTAAGAAGGGGACATGTAATTCCTAACAAAAATAACATTATTTTGGGCTTTCTTTCTGCTTAGGCTTCAGTAAttctctaatttaaaaaaaaataatagtcCTAGAGTAGCCATCTCGTATATTGTAATCAGTGTTTTATTATAAAGTTGTCTGTTAAGATAACAGAATAAATTTGCTCTAATCCTGCCAATACATAAGTTTGTGTAATTTTCTCAAGTGAATAGTCTCAATGCTTTCAGTGGAACTCATCGCAAGAGCATATGTATGcatacttaaatgctttgcaggatcagagtcatGATCTCTGGTGAAGTATATATACTGTAATATTAATGAAACTTTAACTTTCTTTTAGGTTTGCTGTGAATTTTTTGAAGCAGGATTTATGGCTGATGTTGATCTAGATCACAGCTGCACATTAAACAAGAAAATAAGAAATGCACAGCTTGCAcagtataattttattttaggTAATTGTGTATTTAGGTTTCTGATCATTTTAAgtgttttctttgttaaattttgGTTATAAACTTCAAATGCTAGTATGGAATTtgactttattttaaatttcataaCGTAAACAGGAGATTAAGCAGACTTCAGCAAATTAGTTAAAGCAGAGTTTCTttgcacatatttaaaaaaaaagaaaaaggaataggTGCGAGTGTAAAATAGTTTTATGTTTAAATGGTAGGGCATATCTTCTTTAATGTGTGAAAGGACTAAGATACGGGGCTGGAGTGGTgaccagcactggtcccagtgaATTTTTCTCTAGTAGTTATTTACTCTTCAAAAGTTACAAGCTTGCTGCATATCCATTAATGTCTTTCTGTAATATTTCTCTTGCAGTGGttggagaaaaggaaaaagtgaATAATGCTGTCAATGTGCGAACAAGAGACAATAAGGTTCATGGAGAGATTTTGGTAACGTCTGCCATTGAAAAACTAAAGAAACTGAAGAAATCACATACTTTATATGCAGAGGAAGAATTCTGAAATTGCTGCTAACTGGGAGCTATGTTAACTCTAAAGGAAGCCAattatttttcctcctctctcgAATACTGTTGTGCTTATTTGCAAGGTCTTTGAATTGATGAACAAAAATGTAGCTGATGTGGGTGCTTTTGGGATAGTGTGAAGGACAGATGCAAACCTTGGACTCCTCTAGCAATCACATGAATCTATAGCAACTGGAAAATTCCAATTAGGAAAAAACCCTACACCTGTGCTACAAAATGTATTGTTTCTGCTATATAAATAAAGCTGGGGCTCTATTACAGTGATCAAGAGAAAAACACTGGAAAGTGTACTTGCTGCTACTGCTAAAAAACTTAATCAGGTAGTCAGAAGGTAGCTATGTAACTTACTTGTCTTGCATCAGAAACTTGGCAGCTTGTAGATGAAATTAAAATGCTCCTCATATATTTGTTTTGACCTCagttttctcaaatatttttgtttgggtCCTGCCTAGTTCCTACTGAACTAATGTCTACAGGCTACACGCATGTTGGTAGTATTGTTGTAAGTCTCAGCAGCAAAGACAGGTACTGAATGGGCATTATGATTGAATAACCACTTATTTCAAAGGTGACCACCTAGAGAGAGGTTGAATTATACTGCCTAAGCAATGTAGGGAACATAGGTTGTTGGCTGTAGGGTTCTTGTTCTGTGAATACATGGAAAACCTCCATTTCCAGTGCTGTAAACTTGGCTCCTTTCACAAGTACTAAATTCACTTAGAaaagacttaaaaacaaaacaaaacaaaaccaaaaaaacccaacccctccGTAGAATGCATTGTGGTGTTTCTGCTTTGTTTGGGATATGGGCAttagaaaaaaatgttgaaaaatctgTTTCATGTAAATTTCCTTAATTATTTTATCTTTACAACAGAGTTTATTGGAAACATCAGCCTAGTTGTATGTTGAATCTAAATTTGTACTTTTAATTGCTCCATTTTGTAATTAGATTAAAAAGTTTACTCTTCCTGGCAATTGAATAAATCTTCACTAGAACAATCTGTTCAGAGATGTTTATTCTCTGTACAAGTCTAATGATCTAATTTCATGTTTTTTTTGTACAGTTGTTTCAGTAATGTGGCTTGTCTAATTTTTGTTCAACTTGATGATATTAAATAGCACTAAACCAATTGTCTGAAACAATCTAAATTAGGTACACTGACTTACATAATTAGTTTCCTGAcatcttaaaaaataaagcagaaagtaggatttaatgTATAAGTATTTTACTTAAACAGAAAATTCAAAGTTAATATTAACCTTCTGCGTGACATTTGTGCACCTTTGAGTCTACTCTTTGGGCCCAGTCCTGGGAGTCCTTGAACATGCAAAATTGCCTATACTAATCTGGCCCTTGAAGAGCAGGACATAATTTCCTCTGTATAGAAAGAGTCAGTGTCTTGGAGTAGCACAGGTGTATGACAGTGGTGTTGTGCTACAACTGGAGAAGAAGCAGCCCTAATGGAGTACAGTATCACAAAAATATGTAATTAATTTTATAGCATTCAAAAATGTTCTGTTACAGACAGGAAGACATGATTTCTgtcctgaaaagcttacaatctaatttcaGTATGAtgcagtaaatattttttttgttaatttaatcAAAAAAGTATGTAATGTTGACATTAGTCTAGCATGAAGTATAGTTTAAAACCTGTGGAATCTGCTATGTTCAAATGGATGTTATAAAAATATTACTAAGCAAATATATAAAGTggtattttggaaatatcatTCATCTGTAACTAATGATGTCTGCAGTAATGGCCTTTATCTTCAGATCCTCTTTAAAGATGTATATTTTCTTCCTAATTTTTATTTCACTTCCTGTTCTATTAATGGAAGTTGAGGAGGAAATATtctgtaaagtttttttttttaagtaacagtataatttttctccccttttcttaCCTCATGGTCACTTCAAAAACTTTGGCAATGATTACCCTTACTTCCCCCCGACCCCAAAGTTTTTGAGGGCTAACAGGGAAAAGAGCAAGTAAAAATAGTTTTTCTCCTCTACACAAAATGCCAAGGAAGAGGTGTGAAATATATGGCCtaggggctgcatctggcccgtCTTATGTACCCTACATGACAAACTTAAGCTATGCAGAAtttaagtttttattttgttttgtttttttgaagtgTAAATTTCTAGGACCCCTGACTGCAAAtataaccttccaaatgtgaacagTTGTAAATCTGTTATATGTCCACTTGCATTTGCAGACAGTCTGAAACAATGACTCCAATTGATAGGGAATAGGTAAATTTACCTGTCTCAATGTAGTGTCATCTCATAGCCCACTAGTGACACTGTAATATCAACATCCCTATTAACAAATCGAAGGGGAAAAGGGATGGGAGTGAAGACTTGAAAGGGTGTGAACTGGAAGTTGTTGCAAGGAAGAAAATTCAGAGGGAATAGGCAAAGAGAAAAtagggaaaaggagaaaaagggaaGTAGCAGCAGTTGTGtaaagaagaagaacgtatggTCTCAGTAACACTCAACATGGTGGTAagatactgtcaaggttccttccccactctgaactctagggtacagatgtggggacctgcaggaaaACTCCCTAACCTTATTttttaccaccttaggttaaaacttccccaaggtacaaattattttaccttttgcccttggactttatcgctgccaccaccaagtgtctaacaaatatataacagggaaagagcctgcttggaaatgtctttccccccaaaatcctccccaaaccctacaccccctttcctggggatggcttgataaaaatcctcaccaatttgcataggtgaacacagacccaaatccttggatcttaagaacaatgaaaaagcaatcaggttcttaaaagaagaattttaattgaagaaaaaaagtaaaagaatcacctctgtaaaatcaggatggtaaataccttacagggtaatcagattcaaaacatagagaatccctctaggcaaaaccttaaattacaaagagacacaaaaacaggaatatacattccattcagcacagcttattttatcagccatttaaacaaaacagaatctaacacatatctagctagactacttactaagttctaagactccattccttttctgttcccggcaaaagtatcacccagacagagagaccctttgtttccccccgccccagctttgaaagtatcttctctcctcattggtcatttggtcaggtgccagagaggttatcttagcttcttaaccctttacaggtaaaa
The nucleotide sequence above comes from Natator depressus isolate rNatDep1 chromosome 10, rNatDep2.hap1, whole genome shotgun sequence. Encoded proteins:
- the LOC141995210 gene encoding threonine--tRNA ligase 2, cytoplasmic-like isoform X2 produces the protein MAAAAEAIALRLARQEEEIRWLTAEIGLLHLRRSLTAELGRGEQREPGPAGGGKNTSSAGLTGAQNKKKKEKKKENEVVNGLRNELQCEPSFIEDRLKLYETLKKEHDALLAYRAANQSKPIKVILTDGKVIEGESWKMTPYQLAAGISRGLADNAVIAKVNGELWDLDRPLEGDCSLELLTFDNEEAQAVYWHSSAHILGEAMESYYGGCLCYGPPIENGFYYDMYIEDRGISSTEFPTLENTCKNIIKEKQPFERLEVSKEILLDMFKYNKFKCRILNEKVNTPTTTVYRCGPLIDLCRGPHVRHTGKIKALKIFKNSSTYWEGKADMETLQRIYGISFPDNKMMKEWEKFQEEARNRDHRKIGKEQELFFFHDLSPGSCFFLPKGAFLYNTLMDFIREEYHRRNFTEVVSPNIYNTKLWEASGHLQHYSENMFSFDVEKETFALKPMNCPGHCLMFAHRPRSWREMPIRFADFGVLHRNELSGTLSGLTRVRRFQQDDAHIFCTMEQIEEEMKGCLNFLKSVYTVFGFTLQLHLSTRPENFLGEVEIWDHAEKQLQNSLNDFGEPWKLNPGDGAFYGPKIDIKIKDAIGRYHQCATIQLDFQLPIRFNLTYVGKDSDDKKRPVIIHRAVLGSVERMIAILAENYGGKWPFWLSPRQVMVVPVGPTCEKYAQQVCCEFFEAGFMADVDLDHSCTLNKKIRNAQLAQYNFILVVGEKEKVNNAVNVRTRDNKVHGEILVTSAIEKLKKLKKSHTLYAEEEF